The DNA sequence CTAATTCTATCATATCTAGTTTACAGTACTTAGATAACCTCTTACTAAATTCTTCTATACCTAATTTTAGATATTTTTCTTTAAGCTTTCCAACGCTTATTATAGTTATATTCATAAATATCTCCAATCTTACAATCTATATATATCTGATGGCTCATCTCTTAAAAGCACATCTAACTTTAAATCTTGTCCAACTATCATATCATTTTGAAGTAATATCCCTTTTGAAGTTTCATATGCTAATTCAGGAAAGTTATTTTCTTTACTCAAATGTGCAAGTAATATAGATTCTGTTCCTTGATTAACTAAATCAACACAAAACTTAGCTGCTTCTTCATTTGATAAATGTCCTGTCTCTGACATTACTCTCTTCTTTAATGCGTATGGATAGGATCCCATCATTAACATATTTGGATCAAAATTTGACTCTAAAACTACTAATTTTGATTTATATAAATGTTTCTTTATGTTTTCTGTTATACAACCTATATCTGTTGCTATAGAAATTTTCTCTTGTTTATTATTATAAAAATTAAATCCTACTGAATCTGCTGAGTCATGTGATGTTGAAAAAGGTCTTACTATTAAATCATCTAGTGCATAAGTTTTATCATTTTCAAAAACCTTCATATTTTTATCTTGAATTTCTCCAAGCTTGTCCTTCATAGCACACCATGTTTTCACATTAGCAAATATAGGTAGATCAAATTTTCTAGATAAAATTCCAGCTCCTTTTATATGATCTGAATGTTCATGCGTTATAAAAATCCCTTTTAATGTACTTGCATCTATATCTAAATCCTTTAAATTGGTTGTAATCTTTTTACCACTAAGACCTGCATCAACTAAAATCTTAGTGTTCTTGCATCCAATATAATGGCAATTCCCGCTACTTCCACTTCCAATAGAACTATATTCTAGCATTCATTCACCTCTCTCTGTTGACAATCATAGATTATATTATACCAAAAAATTATAGCCTTAAAAAATTTTTTAAGGCTATAATCTAAAATTACTTATTTTTTCCTATTATCTTTTCTATATCGACTCCGTTTTTTTTCCATAATTCTACAAATTGAGTCCCATTTACATTTTTAAACTTATATGTTTTGTAGTAATCCTTTAAAACATCAAAAAATACCTTATCTCCAACTTCTTCTCTTATTTTATGAAATAGTACAGCTCCTCTAGTATATACATTTAAACTATATTCTGTTGAATTTTTATATTGGCTACTAGGTTTAAAGATATTTTCATCTGAATACGATCTACTTTGAGCTTCCATATTTTCAATCAATCTATCCAAGTACTCTTTTCCATACCTTTTTTCAAAATACAATATAGTAGAGTATTCCGTCAATGCTTCATCTATCCAAGGTTCATTAACTTCATCATTTCCAACTGTTCCATACCACCATTGATGTGCAGTTTCATGAGCTATCACATATTCTAATAAAAACTTGTTTTTGTTTGTATATAAATTTTTATCAATCATAGATATCATAGGATATTCCATTCCTCCTATATAAAAATCACTAGCTATTACTGAATATTTATTATATGGATATTCTCCAAATAGCTCACTAAATATTTCTATAGAATCTTTTGCAATTTTAGTACTTATCTCTGAAAATTCTGGGTTTAAATTGTATGTAGTTATTTCTATATCTTTTAATTTATCCTTTT is a window from the Paraclostridium sordellii genome containing:
- a CDS encoding MBL fold metallo-hydrolase — translated: MLEYSSIGSGSSGNCHYIGCKNTKILVDAGLSGKKITTNLKDLDIDASTLKGIFITHEHSDHIKGAGILSRKFDLPIFANVKTWCAMKDKLGEIQDKNMKVFENDKTYALDDLIVRPFSTSHDSADSVGFNFYNNKQEKISIATDIGCITENIKKHLYKSKLVVLESNFDPNMLMMGSYPYALKKRVMSETGHLSNEEAAKFCVDLVNQGTESILLAHLSKENNFPELAYETSKGILLQNDMIVGQDLKLDVLLRDEPSDIYRL